A segment of the Siphonobacter curvatus genome:
TCCGGTTGTTGAGATCCTCGATTTTCAGCTTCAGGTTATCAATGACGGCACTCGGATTTTCACCCCGCAGCATAATCACAATGCCTTCCACCAGGTCATCTTCGTCCTGCAAACCGACCTGACCCAGTCGGGGTTTCGCCGTAATGTTTACCTTGGCGACGTTTCCGACGGTTACGGGGGTACCGTTGACGTTCTCAATCAGGATGTTTTCGATGTCGGCCGTACTTTCCAGTAAACCCACACCGCGTACCGCATAAGCCTGGCTACCCTTGGTAATGACATCGCCACCGACGTTGATGTTACTTTTGGAAACGGCTTCAAAGACATCCAGGGACGTCAGGTTGTAGTTGGCCAGTTCGACCGGGTCTACCTGTATTTCGTAGATTTTCTCTTCCCCGCCAAAGCTGACCACCTGGGCCACACCGGGTACCCCTACCAGCTCCCGTTCAACCACCCACTCCTGGAGAGCAGACAATTCCCGAATGGGCAGATCACCCTTGAGTACGTACCGGAAAATTTCACCCGTCGCACCGGCGGGCGGTTCAATTTCCGCTTCGGCACCCTCGGGCATCGTGACGTTATTGATCCGATTGGAAGCGTACTGTTGGGCGTAAAAGTCATCGACCTTTTCGTCAAACAGTACGGTTACCACCGATAGCCCAAATAGCGAAACCGAGCGTACTTCGGTTTTCTTCGGGATCGTATTCATTTCCCGGGTGATGGGCAACGTAATAAATTTCTCTACCTCTTCCGCACTCCGACCGGACCACTGGGTAATGATTCGGACCCGGGTGTTGGTGACGTCTGGAAAGGCTTCTATGGGCGTATTCATGTAGCTGATAATCCCGGCACCCACCAGCAAAAAGGTCATAAAAAAGACCAGAATGTGGTTTCGCAGGGAAAAGGCTACAATCTTTTCAACAAATTTGGACATAACAGACTCAGTGTGCGGCTTTAGTTTGCTTCAACTGATTATAAACCAGCAATTGATTTTTAGTCAGAATTTTATCTCCTACCTGTACGCCTCCGTGGAAGTACGTGGAGTCACTGTTCTGGAACAGCGGTGTCAAATTGACGAGTTCGAGATTGCATTCATCCTGGTACTTTACCACGAAATAGCGGTCTTCATCAAACACAACGGCTTGCGTAGGAACGGCCATGGTGGTTTCATTACCCGTTTTCTTCACGCGAATGATGACGAACATTTCGGGCTTCAGCAGCAGACCGGGGTTGTCCAAGAAAATCTGCGCTTTCAGTACCCGCTCGTTCGGATCGAAGACATTAGAAAAACGACTGATCTTTCCGTGGAAAACGGTATTGGGGTACGCTGTTGTGGTGATCTCGACGGGCATGCCTTCTTTCACCTGTCCCAGCTGACCCGTGTAGATATTGGCCGTAACCCACACCTGCTTGAGGTCAGAAATGGTAAACAGGGCATCGGCCCCCGCTTCCACCTGTTGCCCGACAACGATGTTTTTTTCCACGACATAACCATTACTAGCGGCTTTCACGACGAGTACCCCTTTTTCCAGACTACCGCCGTACAGGTTCAAAGTTTCCTGAGCTTTGATGATGCTTTGCTTGGCCACGTCTACTTCGCTTTCGGCCACGACCAGCTCTTTTTCCGTAGCCAGTTTGTCTTCGTACATTTCCTTCACGGAAGCCAGGTTTCGTTCGGCGGTTCGCAGGGTGGCCTGAGCCGTTTTCAGATCCGTACTCAAGTTGGTTAGTTCCGAGCTGCGTAGTTCGAGCATGACCTGGCCTTTCTTCACGTAATCGCCCAGGGCAAAATTGACTTTGCTCACGACCCCATCGATCAAAGGCACAAACCGCACAACCTTGTCGGGATTGTAATTGACTTTTCCCGTCAATGAAATTTTCTGAATGGGCGTTGTCGCCTTTACTTCGGTCGTTTGAGTGGTTACCTCCTTGGCCAGGCAGTGGGTAGAATCGGCCTGGGGAATGTTTTGGGTCTGTGGCTCTGGCTTTTGGTTGCAGCTCAGCACAAGACCGCCCAACAGAGCGAGTGTCAGGCCATTAAGAGTAGCATACATTAACTTCATGGCAGGTCGGTTCCAGCTAAATAATTAAGTTCTTCCAAAGAATTTCTGAGATTTTTAGTCGCTTTCAGCAGCGTTTCGCGGTTGGCCCGGAAGGCCTCGAAGTAGTTGAGGAATTCCAGCAGACTGATATTCTTTCGCTGGAAGTTGCGACTGATGGCCTCGCTAAGTTCCTCCAGTTCCGTTGCGTAATTGACGTCGATTCGTTCGTAGAAATCACTGGTTCCGAGGAAGTTGGCGTACGCTTTAAACAGCTGATTCTGCCAGTCATTACGGGCCTCTTCCAGTTGACGACTCGTTTTTTCGATTTCGATTTTACTCGACAGAATGTTGCCCTTGTTCCGATCGAAAACGGGAATATCTGCCGATACACCAAACCCAACAAAATCAAGCATGGTATTCCCGTTTCGATCGTAGCCTGCCTTAAGCGTTAGATCGGGCGTTTTTTTGGCCTCCTCGTAACGGCTCTGGGCTTTGGCATAGGCCACTTCGCTCTGGGCCGCCCGTAAGCGTGGCGGATCTTCACTAACGCGTTGGCGGAAGAAAGAAAAACCTCCCTGTTTTAATGCGGTATACGCGGGCAGGACTGAGCCGTCACTAATAATCAAATACGTCGTTACGGGCAGGGCCATCAGCGTTTTGAGCTGTTGCTGCGAATCCTGAATTTCCTGATCCAGCTCCCGCAAATCGTCCATCAATTCCAGCTCCAGAGACTTTAACCGGAAGTACTCCGCTTTCGAGAGGTTATTATTCTGATACTGACGCTCCTGAGCCTTAAACACTTCCGACAGTACCGTCAGCTGATCCGCGAAGAGTTGTTTGGTCTGCTGATCGTACGTCAGTTCGGTAAGCAGATGGCGGAATTCGGCCTTTAAGGAAACCAGTAAGTCGAGGAAATACTGCTCCGTCCGATCCCGGTTCACCTTTTCGATCGCCACCATTTTCCGACGTTTCCCGGCGGTTAGGATGAGTTGTTCGAGATCAAAGGCAAACTGCTGGTTTCGTCCGAAGTTCTTTCCCAGGGGTGGGGAAACCTCTTCGCCCCGCGTTTGTCGCTGGGTGGCCCAAAGGTTTACCTGGTCGATCCCGAAATTAGGATTAGGCCAGGCCTTCGCCTGCAGAATCTGAGCCTCCGCCTGGGAAATCGTCAGCTTTTCGGCAATTAGACGCAGGTTATTCGTCAGGAATAACTGCTCGGCCTCCGCCCGGGTAATACGCATGGTATCAACCGGGACTGACTGGCCCCAACTGCTGCCTACGCTTAGTATAAAAAAGAGAAATAAGATCCGACGCATAATGACCAATGACAATTACATTGGCAAAATTGCGAAGGCAAGATTAAGGGGAAATTAACAGAATTATTAAAAGTAGATTGGAAGTAGATTAGAGTTTTTTAATCTACGAAAAGGAGCTAGCTTTTTGCAGCATCGTTACTCACACTATCTTACGATTGCTTGAAATCAATCACAAATACTGACCCTTCTCCCACGACGGATTGAAAACTTAACGTAAAACCATGAAGATCCAGAATACGCTGCGTTAAGTGTAAGCCCAAGCCGTGACCGACAACCGAAGTGGTGTTTGATCCACGATAGAAAAGATCAAAAATTTTCAATTGCTCCGCCGGTTCGATACCTCTACCCTGATCAATTATACGAATTTGCAAATTCGTATAATAATCCAAGGCTACCACGACAGGTTTGGCATCCGAAAACTTAATCGCATTCTCAATTAGATTGGTTAATACGAGTGATAGTAATACTTCATTTCCTTCAACAATTAGCCAGTCCGTGTTATCCTGTTCCGACGAAACTTCCACCTCGACTACCACCGATGGATGCGTTAATTGAATCTTCCCTAAAACATCCCACAAAACATCGTCAATCTGAATCGCTTGAATTGGAAAATTGCGACTGGATTCCAGTCCTGACAGGATCAGTAAGCCTTCGAGTATATCCTTTAAATGCTGAGCATCCAGCAGCAGGGTTTGTACTAAGGCCTGGTATTCTTCTTCACTTCGCTTCTGTTGCAGGTTCACCTGTAGCTCACCAATGAGTGCGGCCAAAGGTGTTTTCAACTCGTGGGAAGCGTGTTTTAAGAAATGTTTCTGGCTTTTCACGCTTTTTTCCAGCCGCTCCAGAAAATAGTTGAACGTGGCAACTACCTGCTGCAACTCATCGTCCGTAGCTCCTTTTTGCTGGGGTAAGCGTAAGTGCAGGTTATCCGCCGAAATCGTATTGACCTGATCAATGACTTCTATAAAGGGGTGAAATGTTCGTTTGGACAACCACGCATTCAATAGCAGGTTAATGGCGACTCCTCCGAAAAAGAAGGTCAGCATGGTGATTCCCAGGTTAGTAAGCCGATCCTGACCGCTTACATTAACCCCCGAAGAAATGATGATAAAATCGCCCTGATTGTCCTGATAATAAATACCCACACATTGTCGTCCATTCTGATAAAACTGCACCGACTTTGCTTGCTGTATTTCCTTTAATCGCTTCGAACTAATCGGTACAGCCGGACCATTGTCGACAAAAATCAATTTACCCGTTGTATCGTAAACCTGTACAATTTCATCCACTAAAGGGACGCGATACATGGATTCCTGTTTGCTGTAATTTAGTTTTGTTGCTTCATCTTTTTCAAAGTACACAAAGGCAGCAATTAAAGCCCGATCACTGAGTTTATTAAAAAATATGGTATCGGTATGTTTCTTAAAGATGATATAAGTACCTACGAAAACAATCACCAGGGTGATGGCGAAAATAAGGGTGGATTGTAATGTAAGTTTAAAGCGAAGTTTCATTCAAAAATTCTATCTAATAGCTATTTTTTAACCTAACGAATACTTTTCTATTCTTCCGTGTATTGTTCAAACAAATATCCTCTTCCTTTAATCGTTTGAATGAATTTTGTATCATATCCTTTATCCAGTTTATTTCTCAGATAGTTAATATATACATCTACTACGTTAGTGTTGGTATCAAAGTTTAAATCCCAGGCAGCTTCGGCGATTTCAGCACGTGTTACTACCCGTTCCTTATTCTGCATAAAGAACAGTAGCAGTTTAAATTCACGCGGCGACAGAGTGATTTCCGTTTCTCCCCGCTTCACGACATGGCGATCCAGATTGATGCTTAAATCATAGTACGTATACTGCTCAAAGTTTCCCTTTTCGAAAGATTTCCGCCGCAGCTGAGCATTGATTCGAGCAATTAGTTCCAGAAAGTTGAAGGGCTTCCCTAAGTAATCATCGGCTCCGGCTTCCAGTCCCTGAATCTTCTCCTCCGGCGTATTTAACGCACTCAGCATGATGATCGGAACGTTGATTTCCCGCCGGCGAATCGTTCGACAGACATCAAACCCATCCAGGTCCGGTAACATAATGTCCAGAATAATAGCATCAAATTCCTGCTGCATCGTCTCTTCGATGGCCTCGTAACCCTTCATCACGTGCCGAACCTGAAATAGCTTTTCCCGCAATCCTTTTTCAACAAAGGAAGCCACCCGGCTATCATCCTCAACGAGCAAAATTTTTGACATGGCAGTATATATTGATTACCGAAGTATAATTCAATAATGACAAAACTAGTTTTCGATTGTTCAAAACCGCACAGCCTACTGTTCACAAATGAGCATTCAAACTCTTCTAACTAACTGTTTGTCTGAATCTTAACAAACTTTAACTTTTCTTGGAATACTTTTAGGGCTCCTTGCTTCTGTACGTTCCTTTCAATTTACCATTCGCCTATGTTCGGAAATTTCCTTACCCTTATCTTCCGTCAGTTTGCTCGTCAGAAAGTCTATACTTTTCTGCATTTGGCGGGTTTGGCCGTAGGCATAGCTGGTGGCATCCTAACGTTTCTATTTCTCCGCTACCATTATACTACGGATCGGCATCATCAGAAATTCGATCGCATTTTTCGCGTAGTGACCGATTTACGGCTGGACGATGGATCCGTTGAAACCTACCCTGAAGCCATGCCTCCGCTGGCTCCTTTGTTACGACGGCAATTCCCGCAGGTAGAAGAGGCCACCTTCTTCGTGACCA
Coding sequences within it:
- a CDS encoding response regulator transcription factor — its product is MSKILLVEDDSRVASFVEKGLREKLFQVRHVMKGYEAIEETMQQEFDAIILDIMLPDLDGFDVCRTIRRREINVPIIMLSALNTPEEKIQGLEAGADDYLGKPFNFLELIARINAQLRRKSFEKGNFEQYTYYDLSINLDRHVVKRGETEITLSPREFKLLLFFMQNKERVVTRAEIAEAAWDLNFDTNTNVVDVYINYLRNKLDKGYDTKFIQTIKGRGYLFEQYTEE
- a CDS encoding efflux RND transporter periplasmic adaptor subunit gives rise to the protein MKLMYATLNGLTLALLGGLVLSCNQKPEPQTQNIPQADSTHCLAKEVTTQTTEVKATTPIQKISLTGKVNYNPDKVVRFVPLIDGVVSKVNFALGDYVKKGQVMLELRSSELTNLSTDLKTAQATLRTAERNLASVKEMYEDKLATEKELVVAESEVDVAKQSIIKAQETLNLYGGSLEKGVLVVKAASNGYVVEKNIVVGQQVEAGADALFTISDLKQVWVTANIYTGQLGQVKEGMPVEITTTAYPNTVFHGKISRFSNVFDPNERVLKAQIFLDNPGLLLKPEMFVIIRVKKTGNETTMAVPTQAVVFDEDRYFVVKYQDECNLELVNLTPLFQNSDSTYFHGGVQVGDKILTKNQLLVYNQLKQTKAAH
- a CDS encoding TolC family protein, giving the protein MRRILFLFFILSVGSSWGQSVPVDTMRITRAEAEQLFLTNNLRLIAEKLTISQAEAQILQAKAWPNPNFGIDQVNLWATQRQTRGEEVSPPLGKNFGRNQQFAFDLEQLILTAGKRRKMVAIEKVNRDRTEQYFLDLLVSLKAEFRHLLTELTYDQQTKQLFADQLTVLSEVFKAQERQYQNNNLSKAEYFRLKSLELELMDDLRELDQEIQDSQQQLKTLMALPVTTYLIISDGSVLPAYTALKQGGFSFFRQRVSEDPPRLRAAQSEVAYAKAQSRYEEAKKTPDLTLKAGYDRNGNTMLDFVGFGVSADIPVFDRNKGNILSSKIEIEKTSRQLEEARNDWQNQLFKAYANFLGTSDFYERIDVNYATELEELSEAISRNFQRKNISLLEFLNYFEAFRANRETLLKATKNLRNSLEELNYLAGTDLP
- a CDS encoding sensor histidine kinase yields the protein MKLRFKLTLQSTLIFAITLVIVFVGTYIIFKKHTDTIFFNKLSDRALIAAFVYFEKDEATKLNYSKQESMYRVPLVDEIVQVYDTTGKLIFVDNGPAVPISSKRLKEIQQAKSVQFYQNGRQCVGIYYQDNQGDFIIISSGVNVSGQDRLTNLGITMLTFFFGGVAINLLLNAWLSKRTFHPFIEVIDQVNTISADNLHLRLPQQKGATDDELQQVVATFNYFLERLEKSVKSQKHFLKHASHELKTPLAALIGELQVNLQQKRSEEEYQALVQTLLLDAQHLKDILEGLLILSGLESSRNFPIQAIQIDDVLWDVLGKIQLTHPSVVVEVEVSSEQDNTDWLIVEGNEVLLSLVLTNLIENAIKFSDAKPVVVALDYYTNLQIRIIDQGRGIEPAEQLKIFDLFYRGSNTTSVVGHGLGLHLTQRILDLHGFTLSFQSVVGEGSVFVIDFKQS